From a single Chloroflexota bacterium genomic region:
- a CDS encoding ABC transporter permease, producing MSSCTTPAAPWIREEPTVRLSERGALHAGLADHLQARRYPLAALGRFVYKVLVIAELDARKLRHDPTELFTRAVQPTLWLLVFGQVFTRVRAIPTGDIRYLDFMAPGILAQSVLFISIFYGISVIWERDLGILHKFLVSPTPRTALVLGKALSAGVRGLVQGLFIYLLALILGVRVNWHPLALAGVLLTVMLGAAIFSTFSLIIACLVKTRERFMGIGQVLTMPLFFASNAIYPIAIMPGWLQVISRVNPLSYQVDALRALMLAGGVSGFGLGVDFLVLFAVVAALVGIGARLYPTIVT from the coding sequence ATGTCTTCGTGCACTACGCCGGCAGCACCCTGGATTCGGGAGGAACCTACCGTGAGACTGTCCGAGAGAGGCGCACTGCACGCCGGCTTGGCTGATCACCTTCAAGCCCGCCGCTACCCGCTGGCTGCCTTGGGCCGATTCGTGTACAAGGTGCTGGTCATCGCCGAACTGGATGCCCGCAAACTCCGCCACGACCCGACGGAGTTGTTCACGCGTGCGGTCCAGCCCACCCTCTGGCTCCTGGTGTTCGGCCAGGTCTTCACGCGGGTGCGGGCCATCCCCACGGGCGACATCCGCTACCTGGACTTCATGGCGCCGGGCATCCTGGCCCAGAGCGTGTTGTTCATCTCCATCTTCTACGGCATCTCGGTCATCTGGGAGCGAGATTTGGGCATCCTGCACAAGTTCCTGGTCAGCCCCACGCCGCGGACGGCGCTGGTGCTGGGCAAGGCGCTGTCGGCAGGCGTGCGCGGGCTGGTGCAGGGCCTGTTCATCTACCTGCTGGCGCTCATCCTGGGCGTCCGCGTCAACTGGCACCCGCTGGCGCTGGCGGGCGTGCTCCTGACCGTGATGCTGGGCGCGGCCATCTTCTCCACCTTCTCGCTCATCATCGCCTGCCTGGTGAAGACCCGCGAGCGCTTCATGGGCATCGGCCAGGTGCTCACCATGCCCTTGTTCTTCGCCAGCAACGCCATCTACCCCATCGCCATCATGCCCGGCTGGCTTCAGGTCATCTCCCGCGTCAATCCCCTGTCGTACCAGGTAGACGCCCTTCGCGCGCTGATGCTCGCGGGGGGTGTCAGCGGGTTCGGCCTGGGCGTGGACTTTCTGGTGCTGTTCGCGGTGGTGGCGGCGCTGGTGGGAATCGGCGCGCGCCTGTACCCGACGATTGTTACGTGA
- a CDS encoding ATP-binding cassette domain-containing protein gives MAIIETQSLTRRFGTLTAVDALNLSIEPGEMFGLLGPNGAGKTTTIKMLTTLLPPTSGGARVAGYDIIRQPADVRRAIGYVPQMVSADGTLTGYENLLIFARLYDIPHAEQKKRVRAALDFVGLGDSADKLVRAYSGGMIRRLEIAQSLLHHPKVLFLDEPTVGLDPNARRAIWDHLEKLRREFGTTILLTTHLMEEADRLCDRVAIMHLGRVVAIGTPAELKASIGGNGATLDDVFVHYAGSTLDSGGTYRETVRERRTARRLG, from the coding sequence ATGGCGATCATTGAGACCCAATCGTTGACACGCCGGTTTGGAACGCTCACCGCCGTGGACGCGCTGAACCTGTCCATTGAGCCAGGCGAGATGTTCGGCCTTCTGGGGCCCAACGGCGCGGGCAAAACCACCACCATCAAGATGCTCACGACCCTGCTGCCCCCCACATCGGGCGGGGCGCGCGTGGCCGGCTACGACATCATTCGCCAGCCCGCCGACGTCCGCCGCGCCATCGGCTATGTCCCCCAGATGGTCTCCGCCGATGGCACCCTGACCGGCTACGAGAACCTGCTCATCTTCGCCAGGCTGTATGACATCCCCCACGCCGAGCAGAAGAAGCGGGTGCGTGCCGCCCTGGATTTCGTCGGCCTCGGCGACAGCGCCGACAAACTGGTGCGCGCCTACTCCGGCGGCATGATCCGCCGACTGGAAATCGCCCAGTCGCTCCTGCATCACCCCAAGGTGCTGTTCCTGGACGAGCCGACGGTGGGCCTGGACCCGAACGCCCGCCGCGCCATTTGGGACCACCTGGAGAAACTGCGCCGCGAATTCGGCACCACGATCCTGCTCACAACGCACCTGATGGAGGAGGCCGACCGTCTCTGCGACCGTGTGGCCATCATGCACCTGGGCCGCGTCGTCGCCATCGGCACGCCCGCCGAACTCAAGGCCTCTATCGGCGGCAACGGCGCTACCCTGGACGATGTCTTCGTGCACTACGCCGGCAGCACCCTGGATTCGGGAGGAACCTACCGTGAGACTGTCCGAGAGAGGCGCACTGCACGCCGGCTTGGCTGA
- a CDS encoding MarR family transcriptional regulator gives MTPSPEECAREVLDVVPLVMRAIRAEMRSHRTPDLSVPQFRALLFLRRTPGASLSQVADHLGLTPPSASKLVDGLVARGLLARQDSQTDRRRVVLTVTPAGEAILDSALESTQAHLAETLARLDGDSRAAVISAMRALRTLFRAGGR, from the coding sequence ATGACGCCTTCGCCCGAGGAGTGCGCTCGCGAAGTGCTGGACGTCGTTCCCCTTGTCATGCGCGCCATCCGCGCCGAGATGCGCAGCCATCGCACGCCCGACCTGTCGGTGCCCCAGTTCCGCGCGCTCCTGTTCCTCAGGCGCACACCCGGCGCCTCCCTGTCGCAGGTGGCCGACCACCTGGGGCTGACCCCGCCGTCGGCCTCCAAACTGGTGGATGGCCTCGTCGCGCGGGGGTTGCTGGCCCGTCAGGATAGCCAGACCGACCGTCGGCGCGTCGTGCTCACGGTTACCCCGGCGGGCGAGGCCATCTTGGACTCGGCGCTGGAAAGCACGCAGGCCCACCTGGCCGAGACGCTGGCGCGGCTGGACGGCGACAGCCGGGCCGCCGTGATATCCGCGATGCGGGCTTTGCGCACCCTGTTTCGGGCCGGCGGGCGCTGA